A portion of the Stigmatella aurantiaca DW4/3-1 genome contains these proteins:
- a CDS encoding PLP-dependent aminotransferase family protein, whose amino-acid sequence MTQLKASAVREILKVAERPDILSFAGGLPAPELFPVAAIAQAHAEVFASEGPAALQYSTTEGFAPLREWICSHLAKGGLRATAEQVLITCGSQQGIELTAKVLLDPGDVVVVENPSYLAALQTFSGYEASFAVAGSDDDGMRVDDLERILIERRPKLIYIVPNFHNPKGTSLSLERRHMLVRLAQRHRVLILEDDPYGELRFRGKPLPSLASLDTEGVVLQLGTFSKTLAPGLRIGWVTGPRELVRSLTIAKQASDLHTATLAQRATLKLLNQFDYTGHLNQLRAQYGERCLVMLDALKENMPPGTRWTQPDGGMFVWVELPPGMSAEELFPKALEKKVAFVPGTSFFAAHARKEFMRLNYSNRPPELIREGIRRLGAVISTQ is encoded by the coding sequence ATGACGCAGCTCAAGGCGTCCGCCGTCCGCGAAATCCTCAAGGTGGCCGAGCGTCCCGACATCCTCTCGTTCGCGGGCGGGCTGCCCGCGCCCGAGCTGTTCCCCGTGGCCGCCATTGCCCAGGCCCATGCCGAGGTCTTCGCCTCGGAGGGCCCCGCCGCGTTGCAGTACAGCACCACCGAGGGCTTCGCCCCCCTCCGGGAGTGGATCTGCTCACACCTGGCCAAGGGCGGCCTGCGCGCCACCGCGGAGCAGGTGCTCATCACCTGTGGCTCTCAGCAGGGCATCGAGCTGACGGCCAAGGTGCTGCTGGATCCGGGCGACGTGGTGGTGGTGGAGAATCCCAGCTACCTGGCCGCGCTGCAGACTTTCAGCGGGTACGAGGCCTCGTTCGCCGTCGCGGGCAGCGACGATGACGGCATGCGCGTGGACGATCTGGAGCGCATCCTCATCGAGCGCCGTCCCAAGCTCATCTACATCGTCCCCAACTTCCACAACCCGAAGGGCACCAGCCTCTCGCTCGAGCGCCGGCACATGCTCGTCCGGCTCGCCCAGCGCCACCGGGTGCTCATCCTCGAGGATGACCCGTATGGCGAGCTGCGCTTCCGCGGCAAGCCCCTGCCGTCGCTGGCATCCCTGGACACCGAGGGCGTCGTCCTCCAGCTGGGCACGTTCTCGAAGACGCTCGCCCCCGGGCTGCGCATTGGCTGGGTGACCGGCCCCCGCGAGCTCGTCCGCAGCCTCACCATCGCCAAGCAGGCTTCGGACCTGCATACCGCCACGCTGGCCCAGCGGGCGACCCTCAAGCTGCTGAATCAGTTCGACTACACCGGCCACCTGAACCAGCTCCGTGCCCAGTACGGAGAGCGGTGCCTGGTGATGCTCGACGCCCTGAAGGAGAACATGCCCCCGGGGACCCGCTGGACGCAGCCGGATGGCGGCATGTTCGTCTGGGTGGAGCTGCCGCCGGGCATGAGCGCCGAGGAGCTCTTCCCCAAGGCCCTCGAGAAGAAGGTGGCCTTCGTCCCCGGCACGAGCTTCTTCGCCGCCCACGCGCGCAAGGAGTTCATGCGCCTGAACTACTCCAACCGGCCCCCCGAGCTCATCCGGGAGGGGATTCGCCGGCTGGGGGCGGTGATTTCGACGCAGTAG